A region of the Deltaproteobacteria bacterium genome:
CCTCTTTTTCCATGAAAGCCGCACAGGGCAGTTGAAAGACCTCGGTCTTGATCTTTTTGGGATCCAGTCCCGGGCCTTTCCAAAAGGAACCGGTCTCATTATCGAAGACATTGACATTGACCATCCAGTCCAATTTAGCCAGGGCCTGGCGGACCTTGCCTGCATTGGCGCTGGAACAGGCCGGATTCATACCCCAGGCAAAAAAACCGCTGAAAGTTCCCTTATACATCTCGTCAAAAAGGTTCAGCCAGGAGGCATCCTGGGTGGGATCCAACTTGGGTAACCAGTGGTAGCCGAAATCGTTTGTCGGGGTAGCTTTGTCTCCATAGGTGGATTTCAGGAAACTGGCTACATACTTGGGCCGGTTTCTCCACCAGTTGACACTCCGGGGATCTTTGGTTGCCGGGGTGGTTTTGTTATAATCCGCCAGGGTCGGCCACTGTGAACGGGAGGCCGGCAGGTATCCTGGAAAAATATGGAAAAGCAAGGCCTGATCGGTTGAACCCTGGACATTGGACTCCCCGCGCAGGGCATTGATCCCGCCGCCGGCCACGCCCATATTGCCTAAAAGGTCCTGGATAATGGCCATGGTCCGGATATTCTGGACCCCTACGGTATGCTGGGTCCAGCCCATGGCATATAATTCCGTGCCTACCCGGTCCGGGGTCCCGGTTGACCCATAGGCCTTATAAACCTTCTCCAGGTCCTCTTTGGGGGTGCCGGTGATCTCCGAGACCTTGTCCAGAGTATAGCGGGCGTAATGCTTTTTTAAGAGTTGAAAAACACAACGTTCATCCTGGAGGGTCGGGTCACGCCGGGGAATTCCGGCTGCATCCTTTTCCAAGGCCCAGGTGGAGGCGTCGTAAGCCTTTTTCCCGGCGTCGTAGCCGGAGAAAAGACCATCATTAAAATCATACTTGGGATTGACGATAAAAGAGGCATTGGTATAATTTTTAACATTAAACTCATCATAGAGCTGGTTATCCAGGATATATTTAATCATCCCCCCCAGGAAAGCGATATCGGTCCCGGAACGGAGCCGGACATAAATATCGGCCTTGGTGGAAGTGCGGGTATATCTGGGGTCTACATGGATAAAAATAGCCCCTTTGTCCTTGGCCGCCTGGATCCATTTAAAAGATACCGGATGGTTCTCGGCTACATTACCGCCCATGTTCAGGATGACATCGGCATTCCTAAAATCGATGTAGTGGTTGGTCATGGCACCGCGTCCGTACGACTCTGCCAGAGCCGCTACAGTAGCGCTGTGTCAGATACGGGCCTGATGTTCGATATAAATGAGTCCTAGAGACCGGAGGAATTTCTGATAGAGCCAGCATTCCTCATTGTCCAGGGCCGCGCTGCCGACAGAGGCGATCCCGTTGGTGCGGTTGACGACCTGTCCCTGGCTGTTCTTTTCCGAGAAGCTGGCCTCCCGGCTCTTTTTAATGTTGGAAGCTATTTTCCCCAGGGCCCAGTCCCAGGAGACTTCCTTCCATTTGTCACTGAAGGGTGCCCGGTAACGGACCTTTTTAAGACGGTTTTCGTTGACGGCAATCTGGTAGGAAGAAGCCCCTTTAGCGCAGAGGGTCCCTTCGCTGATCGGATGTTCCGGGTCGCCCTCCATGTTGATCACTTTACCCTGGGGGTCGGTGTGGATGATAACTCCGCAGCCCACGGAGCAAAAACAGCAGATGGAATAGGTTTCCTTGGCCCCTTTAATATGAAGTTCCTGGGCATAAGCCTCTATCGGAGAAAGATCAAACCCCAGACGGGACAAGGCCAGTCCGGCGGCGGTGGCACTACTTATTTTTAAAAAATTTCTTCGTGTAACGCCCATATTAATGATCACCATCCTTTCAAAATTGTGCCCTTATGCATTGTTAGAGAAACAGAGTCCACTAAAAACCAGGCTTCCGGATTCCACCCCCTTTCTTTAAAAAGCCTAAAATACTAGTGAAACGGATAGAAATATTAATTTCTTGGGTTGGGTGTAAAAGGGTTTAAAGGAAAGTCAGCGGTATGCTAATCACAATCGGACATACATTTCAACAAAAAAATCACAAATAAAATTAATGTATTATGTCAAAAAAGACATATTAAGACCTCATGCCCGAGGCGGATACCACGATCATGAAAAAGGATTCAAGGGGCCGAGGGGTCGAGGGTTCAAGTGAAAGGCTTGGAATTTAAAACCCTTGAACCCAATTTTCGAACTAAACCCTCATGCCCCAGGGGGCACCACGAAGCCTGAAAATGGATCAAGGTCCAATGGGTTTCAACGAACGACGGACTTTTGCCGAACCCTGACCCCCGAACCCCGATCCCTGAAGGTTATTTTCGAACTAAATTTTTTTTAGACCGGTGAGACCTTTTTTGAAATTTCCCGGATTGCCTTAAGAAAGGCCTCCATCTCTTTTTCGGTATTGAAAAAACCCGGACTGACCCGGACCGTTCCTTCCGGGAAGGTTTTTATGGTCCGGTGGGCCAGGGCCGCGCAATGCAAGCCGGCCCTGACGGCCATGTCATAGGCCACGTCCAGGATAGAAGCGGTCGCCTGTGGATTTAAAGAGGCGATCGTGAAGGAAACAACGGCTGTACGGTCTTTTGGGTTATTCGGCCCGTAGACCAGGACCGGAGGAATTTTTCTCAAACCGTCCCACAGCATTTGGGCTAAATGCATTTCTTTTTCCCGGATTCGGTCCAAGCCCTGGTCTAAAATAAACCGGATACCGGCTCCCAACCCGGCCAGTCCCGGGGTATTTAAAGTACCGGACTCCATCCGGTCCGGCAAAAAATCCGGCTGGATTTCCAACTCTGATTGACTGCCGGTTCCGCCTTGTAAAAGAGGGCGCAAGGAGACTTCCGGTCCCATATATAGGAACCCGGTGCCCTGGGGTCCCATCAGCCCCTTGTGGCCAGGGGCCGCCAAAAGGTCAATGCCCACCTTAGCCACGGAAAGAGGCACCAGACCGGCGGTCTGAGAGGCATCCACCATAAACCGCAGTCCGTGCTTTGTGGCCAGTTCGGCGATTTCTTCGATGGGCATGAACCCTCCGGTCACATTGGAGGCATGGGTTATGACGATCAACCGGGTCTGTTTCCGGATGGCTTTTTCGATAACCGGGACTTGCAGTTGTCCTTGAGCGTTGCCGGGAACGATCGTTAATTCGATCCCCTGGGTTTCCAGAAAACGCAGGGGGCGAATGACCGAATTGTGTTCCATCGATGAAGTGATTACGTGGTCTCCGGGATTAAGAAGCCCTTTGAGCCCCAGGTTGATGGCTTCAGTGGCGTTAGAGGTAAAAACAATCCGCTCCGGGTCCTGTATGTCGAATAATTCCGCCAGGGCTTGACGGGTCTGGGCAATCCGTCGGCCGGCCTTCATAGCCAGTTTGTGCCCGGCCCGGCCCGGATTAGCTCCGACCTCTCTTAAGACTTGGTTGACCGCCTGATAGACCGATTCAGGTTTGGGGTGGGAGGAGGCGGCATTGTCCAAATAAATGGGCATAAATCAAACCAATACTTTTATAAATTTAGGAATCCAGGAGCCAGAATTCAGAATAAGGATAGATCGTAACAGATTTGGGGTTTATTCTGGATTCTAAAGCCCCATTACTTTCAGCTTTGGGGCTTTGAACTTTCAGTTGTCGAATCGATGACCCTTTCCCGGCCGGTATAGACGACCAGATTCTTCCCTCTGACATAGCCGATCAAGGCCACGCCGACTTGCTGCGCCAAGGAAATGGCCATGGTGGTGGCCGCCGATCGGGAGATCAAGACGGGAATCCCCATTCGGCTGGTCTTGATCAGGATCTCTGAAGTAATCCGACCGGTGGTGATCAAAACTTTATCTTCAAGGAAGACATTTTTCAAGAAACATTCGCCGTAGAGCTTATCCACCGCATTATGCCGGCCGATGTCCGTTCTGAATAATACCAGATCCTCCACCGTGGCCAAGGCCGAATTATGGACCCCTCCGGTTATCTTATACAAGGCCGAG
Encoded here:
- the fdnG gene encoding formate dehydrogenase-N subunit alpha → MGVTRRNFLKISSATAAGLALSRLGFDLSPIEAYAQELHIKGAKETYSICCFCSVGCGVIIHTDPQGKVINMEGDPEHPISEGTLCAKGASSYQIAVNENRLKKVRYRAPFSDKWKEVSWDWALGKIASNIKKSREASFSEKNSQGQVVNRTNGIASVGSAALDNEECWLYQKFLRSLGLIYIEHQARIUHSATVAALAESYGRGAMTNHYIDFRNADVILNMGGNVAENHPVSFKWIQAAKDKGAIFIHVDPRYTRTSTKADIYVRLRSGTDIAFLGGMIKYILDNQLYDEFNVKNYTNASFIVNPKYDFNDGLFSGYDAGKKAYDASTWALEKDAAGIPRRDPTLQDERCVFQLLKKHYARYTLDKVSEITGTPKEDLEKVYKAYGSTGTPDRVGTELYAMGWTQHTVGVQNIRTMAIIQDLLGNMGVAGGGINALRGESNVQGSTDQALLFHIFPGYLPASRSQWPTLADYNKTTPATKDPRSVNWWRNRPKYVASFLKSTYGDKATPTNDFGYHWLPKLDPTQDASWLNLFDEMYKGTFSGFFAWGMNPACSSANAGKVRQALAKLDWMVNVNVFDNETGSFWKGPGLDPKKIKTEVFQLPCAAFMEKEGSISNSGRWMQWRYKAANPPGEAKPDGDIIYELFKKVRSLYEKDQGAFPQPILNLKWDYETNGHFDIHKVAKEINGYFLEDIPAHPVDKKAYKKGTLVPSFVFLLDDGRTSSGNWLYSASYTEAGNMAARRKKTDPTGLGLFPEWSWTWPVNRRIIYNRASVDLEGNPRDPRRPLLKWDSAGKKWVGDVPDGPAPPMGTNGVYPFIMKPDGVTSIFGPGLKDGPFPEHYEPLECPIEKNLMSSQKINPVVKIFKDGLDKFASCDPRFPFVCTTYRVTEHWQTGVLTRWLPWLIEAEPQVFVEMSQELGKLRGIKNGERVMVSSPRGQLEAVAIVTSRFKPFQVAGQTIHQIGLPWH
- a CDS encoding aminotransferase class V-fold PLP-dependent enzyme, which codes for MPIYLDNAASSHPKPESVYQAVNQVLREVGANPGRAGHKLAMKAGRRIAQTRQALAELFDIQDPERIVFTSNATEAINLGLKGLLNPGDHVITSSMEHNSVIRPLRFLETQGIELTIVPGNAQGQLQVPVIEKAIRKQTRLIVITHASNVTGGFMPIEEIAELATKHGLRFMVDASQTAGLVPLSVAKVGIDLLAAPGHKGLMGPQGTGFLYMGPEVSLRPLLQGGTGSQSELEIQPDFLPDRMESGTLNTPGLAGLGAGIRFILDQGLDRIREKEMHLAQMLWDGLRKIPPVLVYGPNNPKDRTAVVSFTIASLNPQATASILDVAYDMAVRAGLHCAALAHRTIKTFPEGTVRVSPGFFNTEKEMEAFLKAIREISKKVSPV